From a single Phocoena sinus isolate mPhoSin1 chromosome 1, mPhoSin1.pri, whole genome shotgun sequence genomic region:
- the SLC6A9 gene encoding sodium- and chloride-dependent glycine transporter 1 isoform X5, with product MVGKGAKAMLNGAVPSEATKKDQNLKRGNWGNQIEFVLTSVGYAVGLGNVWRFPYLCYRNGGGAFMFPYFIMLTFCGIPLFFMELSFGQFASQGCLGVWRISPMFKGVGYGMMVVSTYIGIYYNVVICIAFYYFFSSMTPVLPWAYCSNPWNTPDCAGVLDASNITNGSRPPPLPGNLSHALNHTLQRTSPSEEYWRLYVLKLSDDIGNFGEVRLPLLGCLGVSWVVVFLCLIRGVKSSGKVVYFTATFPYVVLTILFIRGVTLEGAFTGIMYYLTPQWDKILEAKVWGDAASQIFYSLGCAWGGLITMASYNKFHNNCYRDSVVISITNCATSVYAGFVIFSILGFMASHLGVDVSRVADHGPGLAFVAYPEALTLLPISPLWSLLFFFMLILLGLGTQFCLLETLVTAIVDEVGNEWILQKKTYVTLGVAVAGFLLGIPLTSQAGIYWLLLMDNYAASFSLVVISCIMCVSIMYIYGHHNYFQDIQMMLGFPPPLFFQICWRFVSPAIIFRLKNATKPSRDWGPALLEHRTGRYARTIPPSPEDGLEVQPLHPDKAQIPTVGSNGSSRLQDSRI from the exons AATGGTGCTGTGCCCAGTGAGGCCACCAAGAAGGACCAGAACCTCAAACGAGGCAACTGGGGCAACCAGATCGAGTTTGTACTGACGAGCGTGGGCTATGCCGTGGGCCTGGGCAATGTCTGGCGCTTCCCGTACCTCTGCTATCGCAACGGGGGAG GCGCCTTCATGTTCCCCTACTTCATCATGCTCACCTTCTGTGGGATCCCACTGTTCTTCATGGAGCTCTCCTTCGGCCAGTTTGCAAGTCAGGGCTGCCTGGGGGTGTGGAGGATCAGCCCCATGTTCAAAG GTGTGGGCTACGGCATGATGGTGGTGTCCACATACATCGGCATCTACTACAACGTGGTCATCTGCATCGCCTTCTACTACTTCTTCTCGTCCATGACGCCCGTGCTGCCCTGGGCCTACTGCAGTAACCCCTGGAACACGCCCGACTGCGCCGGCGTGCTGGATGCCTCCAACATCACCAATGGCTCCCGGCCTCCCCCCCTGCCTGGCAACCTCTCCCACGCGCTCAACCACACCCTCCAGAGGACCAGCCCCAGCGAGGAGTACTGGAG GCTCTATGTGCTGAAGCTGTCAGATGACATCGGAAACTTCGGGGAGGTGCGACTGCCGCTCCTTGGCTGCCTGGGTGTCTCCTGGGTGGTCGTCTTCCTCTGCCTCATCCGAGGGGTCAAGTCTTCAGGGAAA GTGGTGTACTTTACGGCCACATTTCCCTATGTGGTGCTGACCATCCTGTTCATCCGTGGCGTGACCCTGGAAGGAGCCTTCACGGGCATCATGTACTACCTGACCCCACAGTGGGACAAGATCCTGGAGGCCAAG GTCTGGGGGGATGCCGCCTCCCAGATCTTCTACTCGCTGGGCTGCGCGTGGGGCGGCCTCATCACCATGGCTTCCTACAACAAGTTCCACAACAACTGTTACCG GGACAGTGTCGTCATCAGCATCACTAACTGTGCCACCAGCGTCTACGCCGGCTTTGTCATCTTCTCCATCCTGGGCTTCATGGCCAGTCACCTGGGTGTGGACGTGTCGCGCGTGGCAGACCACGGCCCGGGCCTGGCCTTCGTAGCATACCCTGAGGCCCTCACCCTGCTACCCATCTCCCCGCTCTGGTCCCTGCTCTTCTTCTTCATGCTCATCTTGCTGGGGCTGGGCACTCAG TTCTGCCTCCTAGAGACGCTGGTCACGGCCATTGTGGATGAGGTAGGGAATGAGTGGATCCTGCAGAAAAAAACTTATGTGACCTTGGGCGTGGCTGTGGCTGGCTTCCTGCTGGGCATCCCCCTCACCAGCCAG GCAGGCATCTACTGGTTGCTGCTGATGGACAACTACGCGGCCAGCTTCTCTTTGGTCGTCATCTCCTGCATCATGTGTGTGTCCATCATGTACATTTACG ggcaccacaactacttccAGGACATCCAGATGATGCTGGGATTCCCACCGCCCCTCTTCTTCCAGATCTGCTGGCGCTTCGTCTCTCCAGCTATCATCTTT CGTCTGAAAAATGCAACCAAGCCAAGCAGAGACTGGGGGCCCGCCCTCCTGGAGCACCGAACGGGGCGCTATGCCCGCACCATTCCACCCTCTCCTGAAGACGGGCTTGAGGTCCAGCCGCTGCACCCAGACAAGGCCCAGATCCCCACGGTGGGAAGTAACGGCTCCAGCCGTCTGCAGGACTCCCGGATATGA
- the SLC6A9 gene encoding sodium- and chloride-dependent glycine transporter 1 isoform X2, with the protein MVGKGAKAMLQSLSSKSGVVPTTLVSSPQLMASIPQPRMVLCPVRPPRRTRTSNEATGATRSSAFMFPYFIMLTFCGIPLFFMELSFGQFASQGCLGVWRISPMFKGVGYGMMVVSTYIGIYYNVVICIAFYYFFSSMTPVLPWAYCSNPWNTPDCAGVLDASNITNGSRPPPLPGNLSHALNHTLQRTSPSEEYWRLYVLKLSDDIGNFGEVRLPLLGCLGVSWVVVFLCLIRGVKSSGKVVYFTATFPYVVLTILFIRGVTLEGAFTGIMYYLTPQWDKILEAKVWGDAASQIFYSLGCAWGGLITMASYNKFHNNCYRDSVVISITNCATSVYAGFVIFSILGFMASHLGVDVSRVADHGPGLAFVAYPEALTLLPISPLWSLLFFFMLILLGLGTQFCLLETLVTAIVDEVGNEWILQKKTYVTLGVAVAGFLLGIPLTSQAGIYWLLLMDNYAASFSLVVISCIMCVSIMYIYGHHNYFQDIQMMLGFPPPLFFQICWRFVSPAIIFFILIFTVIQYQPITYNHYQYPGWAVAIGFLMALSSVICIPLYALYQLCRTDGDTLLQRLKNATKPSRDWGPALLEHRTGRYARTIPPSPEDGLEVQPLHPDKAQIPTVGSNGSSRLQDSRI; encoded by the exons CAGAGTCTGTCCTCCAAGTCTGGCGTGGTGCCTACAACTCTGGTCTCCTCCCCCCAACTCATGGCCAGCATCCCCCAGCCCAG AATGGTGCTGTGCCCAGTGAGGCCACCAAGAAGGACCAGAACCTCAAACGAGGCAACTGGGGCAACCAGATCGA GCGCCTTCATGTTCCCCTACTTCATCATGCTCACCTTCTGTGGGATCCCACTGTTCTTCATGGAGCTCTCCTTCGGCCAGTTTGCAAGTCAGGGCTGCCTGGGGGTGTGGAGGATCAGCCCCATGTTCAAAG GTGTGGGCTACGGCATGATGGTGGTGTCCACATACATCGGCATCTACTACAACGTGGTCATCTGCATCGCCTTCTACTACTTCTTCTCGTCCATGACGCCCGTGCTGCCCTGGGCCTACTGCAGTAACCCCTGGAACACGCCCGACTGCGCCGGCGTGCTGGATGCCTCCAACATCACCAATGGCTCCCGGCCTCCCCCCCTGCCTGGCAACCTCTCCCACGCGCTCAACCACACCCTCCAGAGGACCAGCCCCAGCGAGGAGTACTGGAG GCTCTATGTGCTGAAGCTGTCAGATGACATCGGAAACTTCGGGGAGGTGCGACTGCCGCTCCTTGGCTGCCTGGGTGTCTCCTGGGTGGTCGTCTTCCTCTGCCTCATCCGAGGGGTCAAGTCTTCAGGGAAA GTGGTGTACTTTACGGCCACATTTCCCTATGTGGTGCTGACCATCCTGTTCATCCGTGGCGTGACCCTGGAAGGAGCCTTCACGGGCATCATGTACTACCTGACCCCACAGTGGGACAAGATCCTGGAGGCCAAG GTCTGGGGGGATGCCGCCTCCCAGATCTTCTACTCGCTGGGCTGCGCGTGGGGCGGCCTCATCACCATGGCTTCCTACAACAAGTTCCACAACAACTGTTACCG GGACAGTGTCGTCATCAGCATCACTAACTGTGCCACCAGCGTCTACGCCGGCTTTGTCATCTTCTCCATCCTGGGCTTCATGGCCAGTCACCTGGGTGTGGACGTGTCGCGCGTGGCAGACCACGGCCCGGGCCTGGCCTTCGTAGCATACCCTGAGGCCCTCACCCTGCTACCCATCTCCCCGCTCTGGTCCCTGCTCTTCTTCTTCATGCTCATCTTGCTGGGGCTGGGCACTCAG TTCTGCCTCCTAGAGACGCTGGTCACGGCCATTGTGGATGAGGTAGGGAATGAGTGGATCCTGCAGAAAAAAACTTATGTGACCTTGGGCGTGGCTGTGGCTGGCTTCCTGCTGGGCATCCCCCTCACCAGCCAG GCAGGCATCTACTGGTTGCTGCTGATGGACAACTACGCGGCCAGCTTCTCTTTGGTCGTCATCTCCTGCATCATGTGTGTGTCCATCATGTACATTTACG ggcaccacaactacttccAGGACATCCAGATGATGCTGGGATTCCCACCGCCCCTCTTCTTCCAGATCTGCTGGCGCTTCGTCTCTCCAGCTATCATCTTT TTCATTCTCATCTTCACGGTGATCCAGTACCAGCCAATTACCTACAACCACTACCAGTATCCAGGCTGGGCTGTGGCCATCGGCTTCCTCATGGCTCTGTCCTCTGTCATTTGCATTCCACTCTACGCCCTGTACCAGCTCTGCCGCACAGATGGGGATACCCTCCTccag CGTCTGAAAAATGCAACCAAGCCAAGCAGAGACTGGGGGCCCGCCCTCCTGGAGCACCGAACGGGGCGCTATGCCCGCACCATTCCACCCTCTCCTGAAGACGGGCTTGAGGTCCAGCCGCTGCACCCAGACAAGGCCCAGATCCCCACGGTGGGAAGTAACGGCTCCAGCCGTCTGCAGGACTCCCGGATATGA
- the SLC6A9 gene encoding sodium- and chloride-dependent glycine transporter 1 isoform X4 — translation MVLCPVRPPRRTRTSNEATGATRSSAFMFPYFIMLTFCGIPLFFMELSFGQFASQGCLGVWRISPMFKGVGYGMMVVSTYIGIYYNVVICIAFYYFFSSMTPVLPWAYCSNPWNTPDCAGVLDASNITNGSRPPPLPGNLSHALNHTLQRTSPSEEYWRLYVLKLSDDIGNFGEVRLPLLGCLGVSWVVVFLCLIRGVKSSGKVVYFTATFPYVVLTILFIRGVTLEGAFTGIMYYLTPQWDKILEAKVWGDAASQIFYSLGCAWGGLITMASYNKFHNNCYRDSVVISITNCATSVYAGFVIFSILGFMASHLGVDVSRVADHGPGLAFVAYPEALTLLPISPLWSLLFFFMLILLGLGTQFCLLETLVTAIVDEVGNEWILQKKTYVTLGVAVAGFLLGIPLTSQAGIYWLLLMDNYAASFSLVVISCIMCVSIMYIYGHHNYFQDIQMMLGFPPPLFFQICWRFVSPAIIFFILIFTVIQYQPITYNHYQYPGWAVAIGFLMALSSVICIPLYALYQLCRTDGDTLLQRLKNATKPSRDWGPALLEHRTGRYARTIPPSPEDGLEVQPLHPDKAQIPTVGSNGSSRLQDSRI, via the exons ATGGTGCTGTGCCCAGTGAGGCCACCAAGAAGGACCAGAACCTCAAACGAGGCAACTGGGGCAACCAGATCGA GCGCCTTCATGTTCCCCTACTTCATCATGCTCACCTTCTGTGGGATCCCACTGTTCTTCATGGAGCTCTCCTTCGGCCAGTTTGCAAGTCAGGGCTGCCTGGGGGTGTGGAGGATCAGCCCCATGTTCAAAG GTGTGGGCTACGGCATGATGGTGGTGTCCACATACATCGGCATCTACTACAACGTGGTCATCTGCATCGCCTTCTACTACTTCTTCTCGTCCATGACGCCCGTGCTGCCCTGGGCCTACTGCAGTAACCCCTGGAACACGCCCGACTGCGCCGGCGTGCTGGATGCCTCCAACATCACCAATGGCTCCCGGCCTCCCCCCCTGCCTGGCAACCTCTCCCACGCGCTCAACCACACCCTCCAGAGGACCAGCCCCAGCGAGGAGTACTGGAG GCTCTATGTGCTGAAGCTGTCAGATGACATCGGAAACTTCGGGGAGGTGCGACTGCCGCTCCTTGGCTGCCTGGGTGTCTCCTGGGTGGTCGTCTTCCTCTGCCTCATCCGAGGGGTCAAGTCTTCAGGGAAA GTGGTGTACTTTACGGCCACATTTCCCTATGTGGTGCTGACCATCCTGTTCATCCGTGGCGTGACCCTGGAAGGAGCCTTCACGGGCATCATGTACTACCTGACCCCACAGTGGGACAAGATCCTGGAGGCCAAG GTCTGGGGGGATGCCGCCTCCCAGATCTTCTACTCGCTGGGCTGCGCGTGGGGCGGCCTCATCACCATGGCTTCCTACAACAAGTTCCACAACAACTGTTACCG GGACAGTGTCGTCATCAGCATCACTAACTGTGCCACCAGCGTCTACGCCGGCTTTGTCATCTTCTCCATCCTGGGCTTCATGGCCAGTCACCTGGGTGTGGACGTGTCGCGCGTGGCAGACCACGGCCCGGGCCTGGCCTTCGTAGCATACCCTGAGGCCCTCACCCTGCTACCCATCTCCCCGCTCTGGTCCCTGCTCTTCTTCTTCATGCTCATCTTGCTGGGGCTGGGCACTCAG TTCTGCCTCCTAGAGACGCTGGTCACGGCCATTGTGGATGAGGTAGGGAATGAGTGGATCCTGCAGAAAAAAACTTATGTGACCTTGGGCGTGGCTGTGGCTGGCTTCCTGCTGGGCATCCCCCTCACCAGCCAG GCAGGCATCTACTGGTTGCTGCTGATGGACAACTACGCGGCCAGCTTCTCTTTGGTCGTCATCTCCTGCATCATGTGTGTGTCCATCATGTACATTTACG ggcaccacaactacttccAGGACATCCAGATGATGCTGGGATTCCCACCGCCCCTCTTCTTCCAGATCTGCTGGCGCTTCGTCTCTCCAGCTATCATCTTT TTCATTCTCATCTTCACGGTGATCCAGTACCAGCCAATTACCTACAACCACTACCAGTATCCAGGCTGGGCTGTGGCCATCGGCTTCCTCATGGCTCTGTCCTCTGTCATTTGCATTCCACTCTACGCCCTGTACCAGCTCTGCCGCACAGATGGGGATACCCTCCTccag CGTCTGAAAAATGCAACCAAGCCAAGCAGAGACTGGGGGCCCGCCCTCCTGGAGCACCGAACGGGGCGCTATGCCCGCACCATTCCACCCTCTCCTGAAGACGGGCTTGAGGTCCAGCCGCTGCACCCAGACAAGGCCCAGATCCCCACGGTGGGAAGTAACGGCTCCAGCCGTCTGCAGGACTCCCGGATATGA
- the SLC6A9 gene encoding sodium- and chloride-dependent glycine transporter 1 isoform X3, giving the protein MVGKGAKAMLSLSSKSGVVPTTLVSSPQLMASIPQPRMVLCPVRPPRRTRTSNEATGATRSSAFMFPYFIMLTFCGIPLFFMELSFGQFASQGCLGVWRISPMFKGVGYGMMVVSTYIGIYYNVVICIAFYYFFSSMTPVLPWAYCSNPWNTPDCAGVLDASNITNGSRPPPLPGNLSHALNHTLQRTSPSEEYWRLYVLKLSDDIGNFGEVRLPLLGCLGVSWVVVFLCLIRGVKSSGKVVYFTATFPYVVLTILFIRGVTLEGAFTGIMYYLTPQWDKILEAKVWGDAASQIFYSLGCAWGGLITMASYNKFHNNCYRDSVVISITNCATSVYAGFVIFSILGFMASHLGVDVSRVADHGPGLAFVAYPEALTLLPISPLWSLLFFFMLILLGLGTQFCLLETLVTAIVDEVGNEWILQKKTYVTLGVAVAGFLLGIPLTSQAGIYWLLLMDNYAASFSLVVISCIMCVSIMYIYGHHNYFQDIQMMLGFPPPLFFQICWRFVSPAIIFFILIFTVIQYQPITYNHYQYPGWAVAIGFLMALSSVICIPLYALYQLCRTDGDTLLQRLKNATKPSRDWGPALLEHRTGRYARTIPPSPEDGLEVQPLHPDKAQIPTVGSNGSSRLQDSRI; this is encoded by the exons AGTCTGTCCTCCAAGTCTGGCGTGGTGCCTACAACTCTGGTCTCCTCCCCCCAACTCATGGCCAGCATCCCCCAGCCCAG AATGGTGCTGTGCCCAGTGAGGCCACCAAGAAGGACCAGAACCTCAAACGAGGCAACTGGGGCAACCAGATCGA GCGCCTTCATGTTCCCCTACTTCATCATGCTCACCTTCTGTGGGATCCCACTGTTCTTCATGGAGCTCTCCTTCGGCCAGTTTGCAAGTCAGGGCTGCCTGGGGGTGTGGAGGATCAGCCCCATGTTCAAAG GTGTGGGCTACGGCATGATGGTGGTGTCCACATACATCGGCATCTACTACAACGTGGTCATCTGCATCGCCTTCTACTACTTCTTCTCGTCCATGACGCCCGTGCTGCCCTGGGCCTACTGCAGTAACCCCTGGAACACGCCCGACTGCGCCGGCGTGCTGGATGCCTCCAACATCACCAATGGCTCCCGGCCTCCCCCCCTGCCTGGCAACCTCTCCCACGCGCTCAACCACACCCTCCAGAGGACCAGCCCCAGCGAGGAGTACTGGAG GCTCTATGTGCTGAAGCTGTCAGATGACATCGGAAACTTCGGGGAGGTGCGACTGCCGCTCCTTGGCTGCCTGGGTGTCTCCTGGGTGGTCGTCTTCCTCTGCCTCATCCGAGGGGTCAAGTCTTCAGGGAAA GTGGTGTACTTTACGGCCACATTTCCCTATGTGGTGCTGACCATCCTGTTCATCCGTGGCGTGACCCTGGAAGGAGCCTTCACGGGCATCATGTACTACCTGACCCCACAGTGGGACAAGATCCTGGAGGCCAAG GTCTGGGGGGATGCCGCCTCCCAGATCTTCTACTCGCTGGGCTGCGCGTGGGGCGGCCTCATCACCATGGCTTCCTACAACAAGTTCCACAACAACTGTTACCG GGACAGTGTCGTCATCAGCATCACTAACTGTGCCACCAGCGTCTACGCCGGCTTTGTCATCTTCTCCATCCTGGGCTTCATGGCCAGTCACCTGGGTGTGGACGTGTCGCGCGTGGCAGACCACGGCCCGGGCCTGGCCTTCGTAGCATACCCTGAGGCCCTCACCCTGCTACCCATCTCCCCGCTCTGGTCCCTGCTCTTCTTCTTCATGCTCATCTTGCTGGGGCTGGGCACTCAG TTCTGCCTCCTAGAGACGCTGGTCACGGCCATTGTGGATGAGGTAGGGAATGAGTGGATCCTGCAGAAAAAAACTTATGTGACCTTGGGCGTGGCTGTGGCTGGCTTCCTGCTGGGCATCCCCCTCACCAGCCAG GCAGGCATCTACTGGTTGCTGCTGATGGACAACTACGCGGCCAGCTTCTCTTTGGTCGTCATCTCCTGCATCATGTGTGTGTCCATCATGTACATTTACG ggcaccacaactacttccAGGACATCCAGATGATGCTGGGATTCCCACCGCCCCTCTTCTTCCAGATCTGCTGGCGCTTCGTCTCTCCAGCTATCATCTTT TTCATTCTCATCTTCACGGTGATCCAGTACCAGCCAATTACCTACAACCACTACCAGTATCCAGGCTGGGCTGTGGCCATCGGCTTCCTCATGGCTCTGTCCTCTGTCATTTGCATTCCACTCTACGCCCTGTACCAGCTCTGCCGCACAGATGGGGATACCCTCCTccag CGTCTGAAAAATGCAACCAAGCCAAGCAGAGACTGGGGGCCCGCCCTCCTGGAGCACCGAACGGGGCGCTATGCCCGCACCATTCCACCCTCTCCTGAAGACGGGCTTGAGGTCCAGCCGCTGCACCCAGACAAGGCCCAGATCCCCACGGTGGGAAGTAACGGCTCCAGCCGTCTGCAGGACTCCCGGATATGA
- the SLC6A9 gene encoding sodium- and chloride-dependent glycine transporter 1 isoform X7, with product MFPYFIMLTFCGIPLFFMELSFGQFASQGCLGVWRISPMFKGVGYGMMVVSTYIGIYYNVVICIAFYYFFSSMTPVLPWAYCSNPWNTPDCAGVLDASNITNGSRPPPLPGNLSHALNHTLQRTSPSEEYWRLYVLKLSDDIGNFGEVRLPLLGCLGVSWVVVFLCLIRGVKSSGKVVYFTATFPYVVLTILFIRGVTLEGAFTGIMYYLTPQWDKILEAKVWGDAASQIFYSLGCAWGGLITMASYNKFHNNCYRDSVVISITNCATSVYAGFVIFSILGFMASHLGVDVSRVADHGPGLAFVAYPEALTLLPISPLWSLLFFFMLILLGLGTQFCLLETLVTAIVDEVGNEWILQKKTYVTLGVAVAGFLLGIPLTSQAGIYWLLLMDNYAASFSLVVISCIMCVSIMYIYGHHNYFQDIQMMLGFPPPLFFQICWRFVSPAIIFFILIFTVIQYQPITYNHYQYPGWAVAIGFLMALSSVICIPLYALYQLCRTDGDTLLQRLKNATKPSRDWGPALLEHRTGRYARTIPPSPEDGLEVQPLHPDKAQIPTVGSNGSSRLQDSRI from the exons ATGTTCCCCTACTTCATCATGCTCACCTTCTGTGGGATCCCACTGTTCTTCATGGAGCTCTCCTTCGGCCAGTTTGCAAGTCAGGGCTGCCTGGGGGTGTGGAGGATCAGCCCCATGTTCAAAG GTGTGGGCTACGGCATGATGGTGGTGTCCACATACATCGGCATCTACTACAACGTGGTCATCTGCATCGCCTTCTACTACTTCTTCTCGTCCATGACGCCCGTGCTGCCCTGGGCCTACTGCAGTAACCCCTGGAACACGCCCGACTGCGCCGGCGTGCTGGATGCCTCCAACATCACCAATGGCTCCCGGCCTCCCCCCCTGCCTGGCAACCTCTCCCACGCGCTCAACCACACCCTCCAGAGGACCAGCCCCAGCGAGGAGTACTGGAG GCTCTATGTGCTGAAGCTGTCAGATGACATCGGAAACTTCGGGGAGGTGCGACTGCCGCTCCTTGGCTGCCTGGGTGTCTCCTGGGTGGTCGTCTTCCTCTGCCTCATCCGAGGGGTCAAGTCTTCAGGGAAA GTGGTGTACTTTACGGCCACATTTCCCTATGTGGTGCTGACCATCCTGTTCATCCGTGGCGTGACCCTGGAAGGAGCCTTCACGGGCATCATGTACTACCTGACCCCACAGTGGGACAAGATCCTGGAGGCCAAG GTCTGGGGGGATGCCGCCTCCCAGATCTTCTACTCGCTGGGCTGCGCGTGGGGCGGCCTCATCACCATGGCTTCCTACAACAAGTTCCACAACAACTGTTACCG GGACAGTGTCGTCATCAGCATCACTAACTGTGCCACCAGCGTCTACGCCGGCTTTGTCATCTTCTCCATCCTGGGCTTCATGGCCAGTCACCTGGGTGTGGACGTGTCGCGCGTGGCAGACCACGGCCCGGGCCTGGCCTTCGTAGCATACCCTGAGGCCCTCACCCTGCTACCCATCTCCCCGCTCTGGTCCCTGCTCTTCTTCTTCATGCTCATCTTGCTGGGGCTGGGCACTCAG TTCTGCCTCCTAGAGACGCTGGTCACGGCCATTGTGGATGAGGTAGGGAATGAGTGGATCCTGCAGAAAAAAACTTATGTGACCTTGGGCGTGGCTGTGGCTGGCTTCCTGCTGGGCATCCCCCTCACCAGCCAG GCAGGCATCTACTGGTTGCTGCTGATGGACAACTACGCGGCCAGCTTCTCTTTGGTCGTCATCTCCTGCATCATGTGTGTGTCCATCATGTACATTTACG ggcaccacaactacttccAGGACATCCAGATGATGCTGGGATTCCCACCGCCCCTCTTCTTCCAGATCTGCTGGCGCTTCGTCTCTCCAGCTATCATCTTT TTCATTCTCATCTTCACGGTGATCCAGTACCAGCCAATTACCTACAACCACTACCAGTATCCAGGCTGGGCTGTGGCCATCGGCTTCCTCATGGCTCTGTCCTCTGTCATTTGCATTCCACTCTACGCCCTGTACCAGCTCTGCCGCACAGATGGGGATACCCTCCTccag CGTCTGAAAAATGCAACCAAGCCAAGCAGAGACTGGGGGCCCGCCCTCCTGGAGCACCGAACGGGGCGCTATGCCCGCACCATTCCACCCTCTCCTGAAGACGGGCTTGAGGTCCAGCCGCTGCACCCAGACAAGGCCCAGATCCCCACGGTGGGAAGTAACGGCTCCAGCCGTCTGCAGGACTCCCGGATATGA
- the SLC6A9 gene encoding sodium- and chloride-dependent glycine transporter 1 isoform X1 — protein MVGKGAKAMLNGAVPSEATKKDQNLKRGNWGNQIEFVLTSVGYAVGLGNVWRFPYLCYRNGGGAFMFPYFIMLTFCGIPLFFMELSFGQFASQGCLGVWRISPMFKGVGYGMMVVSTYIGIYYNVVICIAFYYFFSSMTPVLPWAYCSNPWNTPDCAGVLDASNITNGSRPPPLPGNLSHALNHTLQRTSPSEEYWRLYVLKLSDDIGNFGEVRLPLLGCLGVSWVVVFLCLIRGVKSSGKVVYFTATFPYVVLTILFIRGVTLEGAFTGIMYYLTPQWDKILEAKVWGDAASQIFYSLGCAWGGLITMASYNKFHNNCYRDSVVISITNCATSVYAGFVIFSILGFMASHLGVDVSRVADHGPGLAFVAYPEALTLLPISPLWSLLFFFMLILLGLGTQFCLLETLVTAIVDEVGNEWILQKKTYVTLGVAVAGFLLGIPLTSQAGIYWLLLMDNYAASFSLVVISCIMCVSIMYIYGHHNYFQDIQMMLGFPPPLFFQICWRFVSPAIIFFILIFTVIQYQPITYNHYQYPGWAVAIGFLMALSSVICIPLYALYQLCRTDGDTLLQRLKNATKPSRDWGPALLEHRTGRYARTIPPSPEDGLEVQPLHPDKAQIPTVGSNGSSRLQDSRI, from the exons AATGGTGCTGTGCCCAGTGAGGCCACCAAGAAGGACCAGAACCTCAAACGAGGCAACTGGGGCAACCAGATCGAGTTTGTACTGACGAGCGTGGGCTATGCCGTGGGCCTGGGCAATGTCTGGCGCTTCCCGTACCTCTGCTATCGCAACGGGGGAG GCGCCTTCATGTTCCCCTACTTCATCATGCTCACCTTCTGTGGGATCCCACTGTTCTTCATGGAGCTCTCCTTCGGCCAGTTTGCAAGTCAGGGCTGCCTGGGGGTGTGGAGGATCAGCCCCATGTTCAAAG GTGTGGGCTACGGCATGATGGTGGTGTCCACATACATCGGCATCTACTACAACGTGGTCATCTGCATCGCCTTCTACTACTTCTTCTCGTCCATGACGCCCGTGCTGCCCTGGGCCTACTGCAGTAACCCCTGGAACACGCCCGACTGCGCCGGCGTGCTGGATGCCTCCAACATCACCAATGGCTCCCGGCCTCCCCCCCTGCCTGGCAACCTCTCCCACGCGCTCAACCACACCCTCCAGAGGACCAGCCCCAGCGAGGAGTACTGGAG GCTCTATGTGCTGAAGCTGTCAGATGACATCGGAAACTTCGGGGAGGTGCGACTGCCGCTCCTTGGCTGCCTGGGTGTCTCCTGGGTGGTCGTCTTCCTCTGCCTCATCCGAGGGGTCAAGTCTTCAGGGAAA GTGGTGTACTTTACGGCCACATTTCCCTATGTGGTGCTGACCATCCTGTTCATCCGTGGCGTGACCCTGGAAGGAGCCTTCACGGGCATCATGTACTACCTGACCCCACAGTGGGACAAGATCCTGGAGGCCAAG GTCTGGGGGGATGCCGCCTCCCAGATCTTCTACTCGCTGGGCTGCGCGTGGGGCGGCCTCATCACCATGGCTTCCTACAACAAGTTCCACAACAACTGTTACCG GGACAGTGTCGTCATCAGCATCACTAACTGTGCCACCAGCGTCTACGCCGGCTTTGTCATCTTCTCCATCCTGGGCTTCATGGCCAGTCACCTGGGTGTGGACGTGTCGCGCGTGGCAGACCACGGCCCGGGCCTGGCCTTCGTAGCATACCCTGAGGCCCTCACCCTGCTACCCATCTCCCCGCTCTGGTCCCTGCTCTTCTTCTTCATGCTCATCTTGCTGGGGCTGGGCACTCAG TTCTGCCTCCTAGAGACGCTGGTCACGGCCATTGTGGATGAGGTAGGGAATGAGTGGATCCTGCAGAAAAAAACTTATGTGACCTTGGGCGTGGCTGTGGCTGGCTTCCTGCTGGGCATCCCCCTCACCAGCCAG GCAGGCATCTACTGGTTGCTGCTGATGGACAACTACGCGGCCAGCTTCTCTTTGGTCGTCATCTCCTGCATCATGTGTGTGTCCATCATGTACATTTACG ggcaccacaactacttccAGGACATCCAGATGATGCTGGGATTCCCACCGCCCCTCTTCTTCCAGATCTGCTGGCGCTTCGTCTCTCCAGCTATCATCTTT TTCATTCTCATCTTCACGGTGATCCAGTACCAGCCAATTACCTACAACCACTACCAGTATCCAGGCTGGGCTGTGGCCATCGGCTTCCTCATGGCTCTGTCCTCTGTCATTTGCATTCCACTCTACGCCCTGTACCAGCTCTGCCGCACAGATGGGGATACCCTCCTccag CGTCTGAAAAATGCAACCAAGCCAAGCAGAGACTGGGGGCCCGCCCTCCTGGAGCACCGAACGGGGCGCTATGCCCGCACCATTCCACCCTCTCCTGAAGACGGGCTTGAGGTCCAGCCGCTGCACCCAGACAAGGCCCAGATCCCCACGGTGGGAAGTAACGGCTCCAGCCGTCTGCAGGACTCCCGGATATGA